ggggggggagtccgtGGACCCTCAGTTGGTCCACGGACGGTCCAGCACTGCTTGGTGGACCACAACCACGGGcccccaccaaccacaaccacgggcccccaccaaccacaaccacgggcccccaccaaccacaaccacgggcccccaccaaccacaaccacgggcccccaccaaccacaaccacgggcccccaccaaccacaaccacgggcccccaccaaccacaaccacgggcccccaccaaccacaaccacgggcccccaccaaccacaaccacgggcccccaccaaccacaaccacgggcccccaccaaccacaaccacgggcccccaccaaccacaaccacgggcccccaccaaccacaaccacgggcccccaccaaccacaaccacgggCCCCCACCAACCACGACCACGGGCCCCCACCAACCACGACCACGggcccccaccaaccaccactaggggcccacaaccacccaccaaccaccactcgggGCCACAACCCCCAACCAACCACCACTAGggcccacaaccccccaccaacCACTACTCGGGGCCACaaccccccaccaaccaccactcggggccacaaccccccaccaaccaccactagggcccacaaccccccaccaaccaccactagggcccacaaccccccaccaaccaccactagggcccacaaccccccaccaaccaccactagggcccacaaccccccaccaaccaccactagggcccacaaccccccaccaaccaccactagggcccacaaccccccaccaaccaccactagggcccacaaccccccaccaaccaccactagggcccacaaccccccaccaaccatcacactaGGGCCCACAActccccatcaaccaccactagggCCCACAActccccatcaaccaccactagggcccacaaccccccaccaaccaccactagggcccacaaccccccaccaaccaccactgggggcccacaaccacccaccaaccaccactgggggcccacaaccactgGGGACCcccaaccacccaccaaccaccactcggggcccacaaccacccaccaaccaccactcggggcccacaaccacccaccaaccaccactgggggcccacaaccacccaccaacccccactgggggcccacaaccacccaccaaccaccactgggggcccacaaccacccaccaaccaccactgggggcccacaaccacccaccaaccaccactgggggcccacaaccacccaccaaccaccactgggggcccacaaccacccaccaaccaccactgggggtccacaaccacccaccaaccaccactgggggtccacaaccacccaccaaccaccactgggggcccacaaccacccaccaaccaccactgggggcccacaaccacccaccaaccaccactgggggcccacaaccacccaccaaccaccactgggggcccacaaccacccaccaaccaccacaaccacccaccaaccaccacaaccacccaccaaccaccactgggggcccacaaccacccaccaaccaccactgggggcccacaaccacccaccaaccaccactgggggcccacaaccacccaccaaccaccactgggggcccacaaccacccaccaaccaccactgggggcccacaaccacccaccaaccaccactgggggcccacaaccacccaccaaccaccactgggggcccacaaccacccaccaaccaccactgggggcccacaaccacccaccaaccaccactgggggcccacaaccacccaccaaccaccactgggggcccacaaccacccaccaaccaccactgggggcccacaaccacccaccaaccaccacaaccacccaccaaccaccacaaccacccaccaaccaccacaaccacccaccaaccaccactgggggcccacaaccacccaccaaccaccactgggggcccacaaccacccaccaaccaccactgggggcccacaaccacccaccaaccaccactgggggcccacaaccacccaccaaccaccactgggggcccacaaccacccaccaaccaccactgggggcccacaaccacccaccaaccaccactgggggcccacaaccacccaccaaccaccactgggggcccacaaccacccaccaaccaccactgggggcccacaaccacccaccaaccagcACTTCTGAGTAATCAGTGCAAAAGCTTTAAACTTTCGTGTTATTTTTATCGATGAAGATAAATCCCGAGACGAGAGTCATTAGTTATGTTAAAATCTTCTGAAAGCGTCATTTGGACCACTAAGATATGAATAGAAGTTTGTGAAATGTTGCTTCATATCTTTGCTTCATAGCTTGCTTCATATCTTTACTTCATAGCTTGCTTCATATCTTTACTTCATAGCTTGCTTTATATCTTTACTTCATAGCTTGCTTCATATCTTTGCTTCATAGCTTGCTTCATATCTTTGCTTCATAGCTTGCTTCATATCTTTACTTCATAGCTTGCTTCATATCTTTACTTCATAGCTTGCTTCATATCTGTGCTTCCAAATCTTGTTTCATATCTTTGGTTTCAAATCTTGCTTCATATCTTTGCTTCAGAATCTTGCTTCATATCTTTGCTTCAGAATCTTGCTTCATATCTTTGCTTCAGAATCTTGCTTCATATCTTTGCTTCAGAATCTTGCTTCATATTTTTGCTTCAGAATCTTGCTTCATATCTTTGCTTCAGAATCTTGCTTCATATCTTTGCTTCAGAATCTTGCTTCATATCTGTGCTTCAGAATCTAAGTTTTTTGAGTCCGGCCGAACTGTTCGGGAAGCTGTTAAGAGGGAGCAGCATTTCTGCAGATAAAGAAAGTTATTATATTCCAAAGATAATGGTAGATATATTCCAAAGATAATGGTGGATATATTGTGAAGAGGTTAAGAGGGTGATCTCCGTGTTGAAGGAAGGAGAAGGTGTTGATGTTAGCACACAGATGAAGTGgtctcgcccccccccatacatCACCTCAGGGGCCCCCCCCCATACATCACCTCAGGGCCCCCCCCATACATCACCTCAGGGGCCCCCCCCCATACATCACCTCAGGGGCCCCCCCCATACATCACCTCAGGGCCCCCCCCATACATCACCTCAGGGCCCCCCCCATACATCACCTCAGGGGCCCCCCCCCATACATCACCTCAGGGGCCCCCCCCCATACATCACCTCAGGGGCCCCCCCCATACATCACCTCAGGGCCCCCCCCCATACATCACCTCAGGGGCCCCCCCCATACATCACCTCAGGGGCCCCCCCATACATCACCTCAGGGGCCCCCCCCCATACATCACCTCAGGGGTCAGCACTGGAGTCATTCCTGATAATGGTTCTGTTGTTGACACGTCTGCTCCAGTTTGCTCCCCCCGGCAGTATACACTTGTTATACTCTGCTGTATTAGTCCTTGGAGTCTGTTAGTCACTGTGTTTAGTTAGTGTTGCTGGAGCCAGTTATCttgcttcatctctctctctctccccctctctctcctctcctctctctccccctctccctacccctctccctctcctctctcttcccctctccctcactctccccctctccctcactctccctcacactagcCATCCCGTGTGCGACTCACGTCTCAAACTaaaaatttatagaaatattcgtAACAAAATCTTCACAGGGACGGGACGGTGGGGGGTAgaggaggggggttggggggtagaggagggggcttggggggtagaggaggggggttggggggtagaggagggggcttgggggtagaggagggggcttggggggtagaggaggggggttggggggtagAGGAGGGGGCTTGGGGGGTAGAGGAGGGGGCTTGGGGGGTAGAGGAGGGGGCTTGGGGGGTAGAGGAGGGGGCTTGGGAGGTAGAGGAGGGGGCTTGGGGGGTAGAGGAGGGGGCTTGGGAGGTAGAGGAGGGGGCTTGGGGGATAGAGGAGGGGGTGTAGGATTGAGGTtgtaggggggggtgggggtgaggtggggggttGCAGGAGTCTAAGGCATGCGTTGTGAGAGCCTTTAAAGCTGACACAACACAAGCCATCGACGGCATTTCGACGCTTCTGGTTAGACTAAACCACTTCATTTTTTTACGTAGTGGGAGATGCTGGTAATGGGTGGACCTGCCCTCTCGCTGAAGACACTCCATCACGCAGCGGACACTTGCGTACATGTGGCGGTGGTTCACGACGAGGTTCAACCACCTCATTAGCGACGTTTCCTGGGAGTACTGAGTAAGGGCTCCGGTAGGTTAGTTTTATGACGCTTTTAGTTAAGTTAAACCGTTGTGTTTTTTACGGAGGGGGAAATGAGAGACCGGGCCCCTAGGACTCGAGCCCAGGGGCCCCCCAGGACTGACCCCAGGGCCCCCCAGGACTGACCCCAGGGCCCCCCCAGGACTGACCCCAGGGCCCCCCAGGACTGACCCTAGGGCCTCCAGGACTGACCCCAGGGCCCCCACAGGACTGACTCCAGGGCCCCCAGGACTGACCCCAGGGCCCCCAGGACTGACCCCAGGGCCCCCAGGACTGACCCCAGGGCCCCCCCAGGACTCGAGCCCAGGGGCCCCCCAGGACTGACCCCAGGGCCCCCCCAGGACTGACCCCAGGGCCCCCCCAGGACAGACCCTAGGGCCGCCAGGACTGACCCCAGGGCCCCCACAGGACTGACTCCAGGGCCCCCAGGACTGACCCCAGGGCCCCCCAGGACTGACCCCAGGGCCGCCAGGACTGACCCCAGGGCCCCCAGGACTGACCCCAGGGCCCCCAGGACTGACCCCAGGGCCCCCAGGACTGACCCCAGGGCCCCCAGGACTGACCCCAGGGCCCCCAGGACTGACCCCAGGGCCCCCAGGACTGACCCCAGGGGGCCCCCAGGACTGACCCCAGAAGCCTCCAGGACTGACCCCAGGGGCCCCCAGGACTGACCCCAGGGGCCCCCAGGACTGACCCCAGGGGCCCCCAGGACTGACCCCAGGGGCCCCCAGGACTGACCCCAGGGGCCCCCAGGACTGACCCCAGGGGCCCCCAGGACTGACCCCAGGGGCCCCCAGGACTGACCCCAGGGGCCCCCAGGACTGACCCCAGGGGCCCCCAGGACTGACCCCAGGGGCCCCCAGGACTGACCCCAGGGGCCCTCAGAACGTGGGAGTGGGGAGCCTGGTCTTCCTGGCCACCGTGGGAGTTGGGAGCCTGGCCACCGTGGGAGTGGGGAGCCTGGCCACCGTGGGAGTGGGGAGCCTGGCCACCGTGGGAGTGGGGAGCCTGACCACCGTGGGAGTGGGGAGCCTGACCATCGTGGGAGTGGGGAGCCTGACCACCGTGGGAGTGGGGAGCCTGACCACCGTGGGAGTGGGGAGCCTGACCACCGTGGGAGTGGGGAGCCTGGCCACCGTGGGAGTGGGGAGCCTGGCCACCGTGGGAGTGGGGAGCCTGGCCACCGTGGGAGTGGGGAGCCTGACCACCGTGGGAGTGGGGAGCCTGACCACCGTGGGAGTGGGGAGCCTGACCACCGTGGGAGTGGGGAGCCTGGCCACCGTGGGAGTGGGGAGC
Above is a window of Procambarus clarkii isolate CNS0578487 chromosome 11, FALCON_Pclarkii_2.0, whole genome shotgun sequence DNA encoding:
- the LOC138363717 gene encoding circumsporozoite protein-like, which translates into the protein MTEERCTGFAPHSHGGLQAPHSHGGLQAPHSHGGLQAPHSHGGLQAPHSHGGLQAPHSHGGQAPHSHGGQAPHSHGGQAPHSHGGQAPHSHGGQAPHSHGGQAPHSHGGQAPHSHGGQAPHSHGGQAPHSHGGQAPHSHGGQAPHSHGGQAPHSHGGQAPHSHDGQAPHSHGGQAPHSHGGQAPHSHGGQAPHSHGGQAPNSHGGQEDQAPHSHVLRAPGSEASDGARSFPRVKLQMVPSSSPE